The Streptomyces sp. NBC_01244 genome contains a region encoding:
- a CDS encoding acyl-CoA carboxylase subunit epsilon, whose amino-acid sequence MSNVTATLLKVEKGNAEPEELAAITAILLARAAATPEDTTTATARSQAGWRRLERTPGFRGPRSWQG is encoded by the coding sequence ATGAGCAACGTCACCGCAACCCTGCTGAAGGTCGAGAAGGGCAACGCCGAGCCCGAGGAGCTGGCCGCGATCACCGCGATCCTCCTCGCCCGCGCCGCGGCCACCCCCGAAGACACCACCACCGCGACCGCCCGCTCCCAGGCCGGCTGGCGCCGCCTGGAACGCACCCCCGGCTTCCGCGGCCCCCGCAGCTGGCAGGGCTAG